The bacterium genome contains a region encoding:
- a CDS encoding NYN domain-containing protein — protein sequence MFNIMAKSSKRNVVYAFIDSQNLNLGTSKDIFKRNKLIYKGWKLDFNKFRKYLKNKFKVEKAFLFIGYIQQNEKLYQALKSYGYILVFKPTVKDDHGVAKGNIDAEIVLHSCAIEYKNYNEAVIVSGDGDFYCLHEFLVNNKKLRSIIIPNRKSESSLLNRFQNYKTFLIRDKEKVEYK from the coding sequence ATGTTTAATATAATGGCTAAATCTAGTAAAAGAAATGTTGTATATGCATTTATTGATAGCCAGAACTTAAACCTAGGTACTTCAAAGGATATTTTCAAAAGAAACAAATTAATATATAAAGGTTGGAAATTAGACTTCAATAAATTTAGAAAATATCTTAAAAATAAATTCAAGGTTGAAAAGGCATTTTTGTTTATTGGATATATTCAACAAAATGAAAAACTATACCAAGCTTTAAAATCATATGGCTACATCTTAGTTTTCAAACCAACTGTAAAAGATGACCACGGTGTTGCAAAAGGCAACATTGACGCGGAAATAGTCCTACACTCATGCGCAATTGAATACAAGAACTATAACGAGGCAGTAATTGTGTCGGGGGACGGCGACTTTTATTGTTTACATGAATTTTTAGTAAATAATAAAAAACTACGTTCAATAATTATTCCTAACAGAAAATCTGAATCATCACTACTAAACAGATTCCAAAATTACAAGACTTTTCTTATCAGAGACAAGGAGAAGGTTGAATATAAGTAG
- a CDS encoding glycosyltransferase family 39 protein encodes MINSIYLTFSDGAKFSLIARNLVDTGVYATDFSFWGSGFFSTSGISILVPHLMSLFMKLFGVNDFAVISFSFFFFIFLIIFVFLLASRLFDKTTGMLASLSIASNYNFIDYATSGASETLFAFEIVLGLYLVSFKSKFTDLLAIVTLILMYFSRPQAIISMAGIVLYWLIVRFGVKKALISFFGLGILGYLVDKFVIYPLSFKYPVTPILMRGLQSILTYSPNMAVSDGLRGVVGSSLSSLDVVKKVFYNLYNFYKALPEIASPYMWGLFVIGMFSWGKVKLQNSFKISVLFVALLTFLVTALTIPFYRYIHPVVPLVYIVAVATLVEIIKRSPITKQKFVVVISIFLILFFSVGQTLGIIFLDSRFKNKMVNTDKAPIYVEMSYKLKEVTTDDMVIVTNLDTWGSWYGERKTIWFPLEPDMILPVSENIDAIYLTSYKMDDENYYMGENWREIFENPESQTILTDYEFVGEYEFSANDNYERESGRAILLVKKLTK; translated from the coding sequence ATGATTAATAGTATCTATCTAACATTTTCAGATGGGGCAAAGTTTTCTTTGATTGCCAGGAATCTAGTTGATACGGGTGTATATGCTACAGACTTCTCTTTTTGGGGCAGTGGCTTTTTTAGTACGAGTGGTATTTCTATACTAGTACCTCACTTGATGAGCCTATTTATGAAACTTTTTGGTGTTAATGACTTTGCTGTTATTTCATTTTCTTTCTTCTTTTTTATTTTTTTGATTATCTTTGTTTTTTTGCTCGCCAGTAGGTTATTCGATAAAACAACTGGTATGTTAGCGTCTTTATCTATTGCTTCAAATTATAATTTTATTGACTATGCTACAAGTGGGGCATCGGAAACACTTTTTGCATTCGAAATAGTTTTGGGTTTGTATCTTGTTAGCTTTAAAAGTAAGTTTACTGACTTGTTGGCAATAGTTACTTTGATATTGATGTACTTCAGTCGACCTCAAGCTATCATCTCTATGGCAGGTATAGTTTTATACTGGCTTATTGTCAGATTTGGTGTCAAGAAAGCACTAATTTCTTTTTTTGGCTTAGGAATACTGGGGTATTTGGTGGACAAGTTTGTAATTTATCCACTTTCGTTTAAGTATCCAGTTACACCTATTCTCATGAGAGGTTTGCAGTCAATACTGACTTATTCTCCTAATATGGCCGTATCTGACGGTTTAAGGGGTGTTGTAGGTTCGTCGTTGTCATCTCTGGACGTTGTGAAAAAAGTCTTTTACAACCTTTACAACTTTTACAAAGCGCTTCCAGAAATTGCCAGTCCTTATATGTGGGGATTGTTTGTTATTGGAATGTTTAGTTGGGGTAAAGTTAAATTGCAAAATTCTTTTAAGATTTCAGTTTTGTTTGTAGCACTGTTAACCTTTTTAGTCACTGCCTTAACAATTCCTTTTTACAGATATATTCATCCTGTTGTTCCACTTGTATATATTGTTGCAGTGGCTACATTAGTAGAAATAATAAAAAGGTCTCCAATTACAAAACAAAAATTTGTAGTTGTAATTTCAATATTTTTAATTCTATTTTTCTCTGTTGGTCAAACATTAGGAATTATATTTTTAGATTCAAGGTTTAAAAATAAAATGGTCAACACCGATAAGGCACCTATTTATGTAGAGATGTCATATAAGTTAAAAGAGGTAACTACTGATGATATGGTCATTGTTACCAATTTAGACACATGGGGTAGTTGGTATGGTGAACGAAAAACAATTTGGTTTCCCCTGGAACCCGACATGATTTTACCAGTATCTGAAAATATTGATGCTATCTATTTAACTTCATATAAGATGGACGATGAAAATTATTATATGGGGGAAAATTGGAGAGAAATTTTTGAAAACCCAGAAAGTCAAACAATTTTAACTGATTATGAATTTGTAGGTGAATATGAATTTAGTGCTAATGACAATTATGAAAGAGAAAGTGGTAGGGCAATACTTCTTGTTAAAAAATTGACAAAGTAG